One segment of Sulfobacillus thermosulfidooxidans DSM 9293 DNA contains the following:
- a CDS encoding rubrerythrin family protein yields the protein MPSLANTKTHANLKEAFAGESQANRRYLFFAQKADIEGRPEVAGLFRDVAEGETGHAFGHFEFLEEVGDPVTGVPVGSTEDNLKSAIEGETYEYTQMYPGFAKVAREEGFDEIAEWFETLARAEKSHAGRFTKGLAALED from the coding sequence ATGCCATCATTAGCGAATACCAAGACGCACGCCAACTTAAAAGAAGCCTTTGCTGGAGAATCGCAGGCCAACCGCCGTTATTTATTCTTTGCTCAAAAAGCCGATATTGAAGGTCGCCCTGAAGTCGCCGGATTATTCCGTGATGTTGCCGAAGGTGAAACCGGTCACGCATTTGGACATTTTGAATTTTTGGAGGAAGTCGGAGATCCAGTTACAGGTGTTCCTGTTGGTAGCACCGAAGATAACTTGAAGAGTGCGATTGAAGGCGAAACATACGAGTACACGCAAATGTATCCGGGATTTGCTAAAGTTGCCCGCGAAGAAGGGTTTGATGAAATCGCGGAATGGTTTGAAACGTTAGCACGAGCGGAAAAAAGCCATGCTGGACGGTTCACCAAGGGTCTGGCTGCGCTGGAAGACTAA
- a CDS encoding amidohydrolase yields MWALTHVRIMDGTGLDIEDGGMLIDNGRIVDVSAHLQVPLHAEEVSGQGRLCLPGFIDAHSHIGLSTSGETLGNQDVNEATEAITADVRALDGINPQDPAIKEALAQGVTTAFVTMGSANVISGMGSVVHLWGETVEDMVIAPAAGMKAAMGENPIRVHGNLKHRPSSRPGVAAILREWLERARLYAQQSHIGYKDYDPRLEALAAVVRRDIPLRVHAHRADDILTAIRIGREFRINLVIDHGTEADLVIDQIKAAGVFVVTGPSFSARTKQELRHKGFHTPAALVKAKIVTAVASDHPVVPAEYLRLYAGLTMRQGLSFTEALSTITTAPAKILGMDDQLGQLKAGYRADFVLWKGNPLTDIQAEATAVYIAGQHVL; encoded by the coding sequence ATGTGGGCATTAACACATGTTAGGATCATGGACGGGACTGGACTGGATATCGAAGATGGGGGAATGTTGATTGACAATGGGCGGATTGTGGACGTGTCCGCCCATCTTCAGGTTCCCCTTCACGCGGAAGAGGTGTCTGGACAAGGGCGGTTGTGTTTGCCGGGATTTATTGATGCGCACAGTCATATTGGACTGAGCACGAGCGGTGAGACGCTAGGAAACCAAGATGTCAATGAGGCTACCGAAGCCATCACCGCTGACGTGCGGGCCTTAGATGGGATTAATCCTCAAGACCCGGCGATTAAAGAGGCCTTAGCACAAGGCGTGACCACGGCGTTTGTGACAATGGGTTCAGCTAATGTCATCAGTGGCATGGGGTCGGTCGTGCATTTATGGGGAGAGACAGTGGAAGACATGGTGATTGCTCCTGCTGCGGGCATGAAGGCGGCCATGGGGGAGAATCCCATCCGCGTGCATGGCAATTTGAAACACCGACCGAGCAGCCGACCTGGCGTGGCGGCTATTTTAAGAGAATGGCTAGAACGTGCCCGTTTATATGCCCAACAAAGCCATATCGGTTATAAAGATTATGATCCGCGTCTTGAAGCGCTAGCGGCTGTGGTGCGTCGCGACATTCCCTTACGTGTCCATGCGCACCGTGCAGATGACATTTTGACCGCCATTCGTATTGGCCGTGAATTTCGTATCAATCTTGTCATCGATCATGGTACCGAGGCAGATTTAGTCATCGACCAAATCAAAGCGGCGGGGGTCTTCGTGGTGACAGGGCCGTCCTTTTCCGCCCGAACCAAACAAGAATTGCGCCACAAAGGGTTTCATACGCCAGCAGCATTGGTCAAGGCTAAGATCGTGACGGCGGTGGCTTCCGATCACCCCGTGGTACCGGCTGAGTATCTGCGGCTTTATGCTGGCCTTACGATGCGCCAAGGGTTAAGTTTTACGGAGGCCCTCAGCACAATCACCACAGCGCCGGCCAAAATTTTGGGAATGGATGACCAGCTTGGACAATTGAAAGCCGGTTACCGAGCCGATTTTGTCCTTTGGAAGGGCAATCCCCTGACCGATATTCAAGCAGAAGCGACGGCCGTCTATATTGCCGGCCAGCACGTGTTGTAA
- a CDS encoding asparaginase yields the protein MAEKAVEILRGKMVESRAFADVAVVDSLGHIRFWLGDPERPTFWRSSAKPFQALPVILSGAMDRYHFSSEDVAIICASHGGEEAHVQQVSSLLERIGASSEDLACGVHPPSDQRSWRTLLETGQEPTILHNNCSGKHTGMLTLARMLDAPLAGYEQSDHPVQRKIRQAVSLMTDIPETDLITGIDGCSVPTFYLPLARMALAYARLVDPRGLPEEIQAATAVISEAMRLHPYLVSGTGRLEVTLAEATHHRFVAKGGAEAVFCLGIPEKGLGLAVKIDDGMSRTIPPVVIHALEDMGILSAQELMALSEVKIPILRNHRGLEVGRITPTFHLHRGKILCGH from the coding sequence ATGGCAGAAAAAGCAGTCGAGATTCTTCGCGGTAAAATGGTCGAAAGCCGCGCATTCGCAGATGTCGCAGTCGTTGACAGTTTAGGACATATTCGTTTTTGGCTTGGAGATCCAGAACGCCCTACATTTTGGCGGTCGAGTGCGAAACCCTTCCAAGCACTCCCGGTAATTTTGTCAGGAGCGATGGACCGGTATCATTTTTCATCCGAAGATGTGGCTATTATTTGTGCGTCCCACGGGGGAGAAGAGGCCCACGTTCAGCAAGTGTCCTCTTTATTAGAGAGGATTGGCGCAAGCAGTGAGGATTTAGCGTGCGGTGTCCACCCGCCGAGCGATCAAAGATCTTGGCGGACATTACTGGAAACGGGTCAAGAACCGACGATTTTACATAACAACTGTAGTGGTAAACATACCGGCATGCTGACCTTAGCGCGCATGCTGGATGCCCCGTTGGCGGGTTATGAACAGAGCGACCATCCTGTTCAACGCAAAATCCGCCAGGCCGTCTCACTCATGACCGATATTCCCGAAACGGATTTGATTACGGGTATCGACGGGTGTAGTGTGCCGACCTTTTATTTGCCACTAGCCCGAATGGCTCTCGCTTATGCGAGGTTAGTGGATCCCCGTGGATTGCCTGAGGAAATTCAGGCTGCGACCGCCGTTATCTCTGAGGCTATGCGCCTTCACCCATATTTGGTGAGTGGAACAGGACGTCTTGAGGTCACTTTAGCTGAAGCCACGCATCACCGGTTTGTGGCCAAAGGTGGTGCAGAAGCCGTCTTTTGTCTAGGAATTCCGGAAAAGGGGCTCGGATTAGCCGTCAAAATCGATGACGGCATGTCTCGGACCATTCCTCCCGTTGTTATCCATGCCTTAGAAGATATGGGGATCTTATCGGCTCAAGAATTGATGGCACTCTCCGAGGTGAAGATTCCGATTTTGCGCAACCACCGAGGATTAGAGGTCGGACGGATAACGCCGACATTTCACTTACACCGGGGGAAAATCTTATGTGGGCATTAA